The sequence atattttgaaagacgttgcattcgagtcattgattcatcaagattattatgtcaattatagttggatgtattatgaaatggtgtgcattctgtcaactttcgttgtaaagaaagtttgtcttttaaaaacgaatgcaatgtttgtaaaatgtatcatatagaggtcaaaatacctcgcgatgtaatcaactattgtgaatcgtttataatgtatatgaacgggtcctttcagttggtatcagagcggtggtcttagcgaaccaggtctgcattagtgtatctgactgatagtcgttaggatgcattaatgagcctggacttcgaccgtgtctgcatgtcaaaagttttgcttatcatttttgtcggaaattgcctgcttatcattcttagtctagacacgtcttactgcattgattgcatgaatagtgtatagacaaaattcatatcttagcgtatctgctaatccatatcttagcgtatctgttactgtaaactttgcctgacatatcccgtaatttcctccgtaatctacgaaatcttttgcgctatatatatagatattctatgtaattagaataccacccgatagccgaaaaatcatttcatatcgaaaaaattctttattcaatcgaatgaaatggaattcgtcattagttcaagtccctcgaattccgatatggaatcccactcaagctccgaaagcagtgcgaccggaatggattaaccaattaaccatcatctattatgaatgaattggggataggttcgtagcctcctcaataatttgagacaagaagaaggtgatcccttccatccaccacattgccctcttggcgatgaacctgaagcacttaccggcgaacctatccgaaataccattttctctctcattttcagagtatctcgtcacgattatatactacatcaaattctagattttatttatccactcgtccgaaccgacaatcacccgatgtaatagaagaagtcaacgagcttcgctctcgagtagtggctttagagaatatggtgcaagggttacaaacaccaacaaataacgaagtattaattcataatttcaattttattgaataaatactccgtaaaagttatgtaatttctaaagtctttagggattattcagttctagtttcaaccgtaaatcaaatgagtttaatttaatattaactcattaaatctatattacatctgaagaaaatatgcacatatatattttcataaagactgtaataaaattctgttgtacaaaatattaattgtgaaatttttttttaacgggtaggtaatacccgagagatatataaattcacaattaatatattacatttttcgaatctgattaagcaaatcatcaactatactcccaaaatctcacaacaatatacattcttgtatagaaatcaaaacaaccattctcactcaaatttgattacgcattctgattttgacaaatcaaaatccaagtcatgatttaacagaagacatcactcttagattcctacatctttcaaagctatactttgacttcaaaaccgtgttagaacatcatatgtatattaacgattacaaactgtgttcaaactctccgaagttttcgaagacacttcaaacaatgaacaatcgagatgatgatccaaccacatattacccacatttatgtacctaaaaagctctcgaagccaaagtcatagttcgacgcgtatccgtgtcagaccctttggcatttattagctaaaatgacttttcaattccttttcaaagtagacagttttgtcacagctccagcaagtcaactttgacttttcagtcggactagtcttattataatctcgatagatacgttgccctttcatcatcgttactggggacctttcatatctcgccaccttagtaataaacttaccaacaacttcaattatctttgacttttcgaaaaatcattatatttattgaaatcacatcatttactcattcgcatcttgtaacgagaattgtcatacgaatcatcgaaaaacagtaaccagtattttgaaatctcgcagcatgtctacgccaacagttatatgtgtacgtaaaacgtctatctcctagacttacatactttgaatgtgaagttctgaaaaatattctaaactgcaaactagttcttgaaatgctgacgaagcatcaaaaactgtaaacgatcttaacagtaaaaagtttgatgacaaagaatagtaaggtggtaaagctgagaaaaagagaaggtttggaactggaaaacggattgaacagactatgaaggaggctgtggacaaatcacaaagactaaatctgccttcaaagaatccaaatgattcagtacccgctaaagtcattaacgaataccttactctttattctaaacctttacagacaaatcttcatcatcatccatcaatattagaaattctaagatattatcatatctttcattatatatatccgcgatatttctgaagatattttcacaactaatcttatctgaagtcatttatctctttgcgctatcagtgttacatcatataagaaactattagtttctatattctataaactttcgagtttaaattatgaatgttttgaagtagtgttgggaactgaagcatgagttagtataatataatgacacttgatcaacgtgattatattacagtaagtcatgctgaatttctaatgggacatgacgattcacagaccatgccgtcatcatgttccatgttacacgactcttgtattctatttaatctctaaaaatatcaagaatatattttcttgatgattcggtcttttcagggtattctggtaaattaacaaatcaagatcgtgccattaccatttccttcttagaacattaactatgttcattctgaaattcatatctgcgaatactggaccattacaaacattgcttaatcgcaagaagaagaaacgaaaggacaaaactccaaaatagaaatttgagtataaatcgcagcaaatagaagggagcattaacttggatgtcaatgattatagaagacaaaagcaggggctttgaaatataagggaagatataaaacccaacaaccacccaaaaattataaaccgtatatatcgatgcatatagcaatataaagacacggaataactaaaaacactataaaaccgagagtatagtagaagtaaatagattcttccggaggcagatgaaaaagaagaacgacagatatgaaagtgaagagtatatcgagaatcagtactggatgaagcatattgacaaatactttaaaatatgagttgagggagaaagaatagaaggtgtgagttgtaaggaaacgaaggaggtggatttatagtgaaatacccgacagagaaatcaagatggattatcgtattaattcgaagagaatcataatctccttaatcaccgaagcatcaaatccaacatagattacaaatattttctttaaattcggagatcaattgtgatgacgtcaaaagatatgacgaatcactataatcttatttccttcatttacgataacttccctcatacgctttgagtaatcgaattattttatccatacttcttagacatgataaaacttcataatcgtcataataacattctcattgttagccataacgacctctatcaaatttcggggacaaaatttctttaacgggtaggtactgtgacgacccggaaatttccgactaaatttaaactttatctttatattattctgacacgataagcaatgtttgttaagttaaatctcaaggattttaaactatgtttatacattcatttaaacctcgaccaaattccaataattcacgaaccattaaatgaacatatatgaatatgtatgtatatgtgtatatgttataaattgaaaatgtcaacaaagcatttaaaagtataatgctttatatgaatgtatttgtttcaatatcattatcgacgaaattaaaaatatatatatatatatatatatatatatatatatatatatatatatatatatatatatatatatatatatatatatattaaatgattgaattatcagaaacattgaattatgattacaagtctctgttgagaggtccactatgatttgagaaatctattcctcttaacgatattcggaataatttgtaaagctatttataaataaaagtaaaaagtgtcatttacaaaagttagacaaaatctattggagaattggtttccataatattctattaatctattttcaaacgtacaaaaacgttttcagtttaaaaagaactttattattaaaacgtatataacttttataaatatctagaatcacttttgacaaatcattacttaaccagtataataaatataacgatatttatattttatttcattaaatatatataacgatttaaattaatattatatatatttatacacgtattatacatacatagtttttatatttttactatactttaactttacctttactttacttttactttactttaactttaataattcactttaataattcatactttaataattcactttaataattcatactttaataattcatactttaataattcactttaataattcatactttaataattcatactttaataattcactttaataattcatactttaataattcatactttaataattcactttaataatttaaaaatctattataaatagaattcaataggtttcattatttcatagaaatttgaaaatatatttctctaaactctctcaatcgatttacatatatatatatatatatatatatatatatatatatatatatatatatatatatatatatttgctctatattatttcaagatattattagtatacataaaatattacgacggagtgatgtccgagtgatttcaaaatagttttttgaatgagtcgaagctaaggaaattatgggttatagctatggaggtgatgggtatggttcatgggtatgctcgtgaggtcaatctagtgtttatcatctctgttacgtctacgtactttcctacaatattgaatctcaatattgatacgtgagcactcataacttaacttttatatatcaatagtgtatccctgactagtgctcgagtatataggattatgcatgcttgtacattcgatattgtccttagataggtttgttgaatcctgaattagatacatatgctactgagatagggtatatgatatgcatgtcattggaaagctagcgaaaaattaagaacttttcatttagatatcgaatggtttcgatgaacggatttgaagttaaagtcaactgaattttagtattattgttaaaatgattattattactatcgtcgttattattttaatagaaatatcattgttattataaaatatcattattactattatgttagtattatcattttatcataataacatttttagtaaatataaatattgttattttttttatagaataataataattattattacaaaataatacaacttttacttattattattatgatcaatattattttatcaaataaataggggatacaaagatatttttcaccacgcgttatataattacattaataatacttaccactatagttttacgatattaagtgaactttataaattttactacttaagatatataaaagtatattttatcatatataaacgttaatataaatttttattaataaatgacttttattattataaaatctaataaatatatttaaatatataaaacgactatagctaagttatataataaacacgtataaattttagaagtcattttgggtcaagttgacttttgttgacttttgcatattagtctcgagcattaggattgtggtacactatgacttgaccaaaaattgttagacaaatattgaccaacatataaatatatataattaatataggttcttgaatccgaggccaaccttgcacttgttaaatgacgttatatgtatttttactacgaaatacagtatggtgagtttcattactccctttttatatatatttttgggctgagaatacatgcgctgttttataaatgttttacgaaataggcacaagtactaaaactaattctatgtgggtttaaaccagaaatatacccttagcttggtaacattaaactacttgtctatgtacggtaggcgcgaatcctaaagatagatctattgggcctgacaaaccccatcctgactatgagatgctttagtacttcgaggttattttaaacacacctgatctggtgtacttcagagggtaaaacatgaacgttaaggcttgttaccgggtgcctacaacttatagaatacttttatacacttgcgagtgtacatatatttataaacggaaatcttgtggtctattaatatattgaaatgattattatgataaacctatgaactcaccaacctttttggttgacactttaaagcatgtttattctcaggtattaaagaaatcttccgctgtgcattagctcattttaaggatattacttggagtcattcatggcatattttgaaagacgttgcattcgagtcattgagttcatcaagattattattatgtcaattatagttggatgtattatgaaatggtgtgcattctgtcaactttcgttgtaaagaaagtttgtcttttaaaaacgaatgcaatgtttgtaaaatgtatcatatagaggtcaaaatacctcgcgatgtaatcaactattgtgaatcgtttataatgtatatgaacgggtcctttcaccaccgctctcataagtcggtcaaatcaatcaaaattagcttagtttagtattccatttcgTATTATATTAACACTAATAGCAATtttaggtacaaacttgtcaacgaaggttttttagctctaaaatatgtgcaactatatatttatatatacaaaagtcaacattagtcaacattcgTTTTGACCCCGTCTCGACcccttttttccgttgcgacgttttgaagtCGCTAACGTTTcagccccgtctcgcgtctttttcaaccttggtaCTGAATAGTGATAGTACATGTGTAATACATTATTAGGAGGATCGAGAAAAAAAAAACCATGTCAATGCCAGCATTCATTAATATTTAGTACGTGTAATTAGCATGTGGAGGAGTGGTTATCCTGTCAAATTCCCTGCCAATCTGATATAACAAAACCCTGAAGTAAAATATTTAAAATATCATCTTAATAGTTCACATATACATGTTATGTTAAAGTGGCTGAATAGAATTGGATAAGTTGATATACTTTGAATTTGAGCCTATTCTTGAGGTAGTCCGTAACAAGGTTACGATTAACGTGCATTTTAACCCTGTTCGAACTAGAGTAAGAGGTAACGATAGCACTGTTGTAAAAAACCTCGATTACTTCTTTTTAAGAATAGACTGATCCAATTTTTCAAAATCTGTTTGATTAATTGGTCAACGTTGGTTAATGTGTCAAAATCGGATTTGTTGGTCAAAGTCACTTAAAGTCGAAATTGATCAACATTTTAACATGTATTTTTCAACTATAGTTTAATAGTTTTTGAacaaattaataattatgatttagacaattatgttaaagtttaagtTTATGAATATGATTTTCTtcaatatttacacatataattttgataTTTATTGTTTAAATGTATAAAAACTTCAATCCAATTAGACCCCGAAGTGCGGATTACTCCTTCCAAAATTCTGATTGAGTACTCCCGAGTAGTGAGTTTTGCAACCTTGCATAATAGTAGCCACCCCCTTGATGATTGCGTCATTGTATGCCGAATAATGCTTTACTATCTACTGTTGTTTTGCCTTCATTTATTGTGCCCAGGTGAGTTCCTAGATACTGCTTTGCACAGGTTGCAATCTTTTGTCTGAAAACAAATGTTCAATGATGTCATGACCCAACTGGATTTCCCATGTAGATAAGATGATTTAAACAAGGATCCAAAGTTGAAACTTGATAAGATACAGGTAAAGTGTTTTATCATTATTTTCTCATTTTAGTATGTGGAATCAGGTCCACTTATATATAATCCCAATTGCATGCATTCTATTTTATACCAAGAATGTGACAAAGATAAATGTAGCATGTGATGTAATAACTTCTACTGTAGCATTTTGTTGACAGAATGTTGCAATCAAGTTCAAAACTTTAGGTCAAGTTTGATAGATGATTGAATTTATTGCACAACACAATTTAGTCAAGGAAATAACTGGTGCATCAAATCTAGATATCATGACTACATACTCAAGTCCATAACCCATCTGGGTTCACCAAGACTCAATGGCTACGATAAAGATTGTTCCGCTGACTCGAACCCATGACATAGGTAAGATGCAAACTTTTTTTGAGCTCATTGTTAGCATCAAGCTAACATCTTTTAATGTTCATAACTTCTAATAACAACAAAGAATACACATGTCAAATTTTGAGAGAAGTTCAGAAAAATGATAAGTGTTCAACACCACTTGTTTAAACAGTGTTTATGTTTTCTtagaaaagaaataaaaagaaaattaaAGACTGATGTGTCACTCTTTTTAAGATATGATGTTTGCTTATATACATTAGGAAGAGAACTTTTATAAGATTCAGATACAATTACAATACAATTATATTTAAAAACAGAATAAGCTATTGGACAACAGTAACATTTGATGGATTTAATCTTACTGTAACATAAATTGTACTATTACATAGTTAAAACACAAACTGCATTTACTACAAGTGACATTAAACTTTGAAAGTTATGAACAAATATTAGTCTGGTTTTACTTTTTGATCCTAAAGCACACGATCCGATAACGAAGGTAGTCTTCGAAAAAAGTTCAATCCCGGAGACGGCATCCGATCCCTAAAGATCGGGTGGCGCATATAGTAAAACCCAAACGTCATCGCTACCATTTTTGATGGTACGAGGTACAATATTATTGCCACCACCAAACATATCCCGACAAATATCCCTGTTGCACGTGGGTCCTGCCACGTCACCAACGCTTGTACTCGTTCCCCTTGTGTTGCAATATCGCCTAGTATGCTTTGCACTCGCGCCCCTAGCATACGCAGCTTGTCATATCTTGCCCGTACCATTTCATTCGATCTAGTACATGGTAACGCATCGAATTCCTCATCGAGCTCGTTCGTGTCAATAGTTTCAGCCAATGAGAGCTTCGGGTCAAAATGTGGTGGTGTGACCCGTTTCCTTAAAAACCGATAGTTCCAAACACCAACCGCGAACATGTAAAACGCTAACGTGGGGACGATTAGGTCTGGGAACCACACGAGCATCATTAGCAAAACGTGAACCAAAACCGTAGCCGTCGGGTTCTTCCATGAGCGTGTCTCATCGAACCATTTGACCATATCGATGACTCCCGACAACACGTTAACGATTCGTAACCAATTGGCCCGAACCTTTCTCATACTAAATGCATGTGAGTCTGCATCTAGCATATATGTCACCACTTCACGACGTAAAGGTGGCTCAGATCGTGCCAAGTGCGCGGCTGTGATCTTAACTGCTATCGTTCTAAGTACCTCTTGTTGCACTACACCAATTGGTTTAATATGGTGCATTATCGGCCACAAGGGTTGCGCGTAGACATTGAGTAAATCAATCGTTGGCGCCATTTTCACAAATCGCACAGCCACTTCTAACTCGCCCATTTTTTTTAGGCCCGTCGCGTTTAGTAACATTAACGGATACATGTTTTTGTAAACCTTTCCTGTTTCTAAAGTCGATATACGTATACGAACTTTTCCCATACGAAAATCTGGCCTCGTGGACTCTTTTTCACCGTCTGATCCAAATGCCTCCCAGCTATCGAAAACTCCAATTGTTAAAACAGTAGACGGGTCGTAAACTCTCCAAGTGTACTGCTCGTTCCATTTCGGGTCAAGATTATCAGATATAGCCCGTGTTCGTACCCATTTGTTACCATATTTTGCCACAGCATAAGCATCAGTTGATCCCTTGCCGTCTATCGATTTCATCGGTAGCAGATTCTTACACCCGACAATCCCTAATTCGACCGTGCCAATTGGCGGTTTCCAAAGTTGCTTAGCGGTGGGTCGATAATCGCTACAAACGTTAGCTGATTCGTCCATCACGTGATATCCCCCATCGAAAAATACCTTGAGTTGGACTCGACCTCGATAGACTCTCTTTTCTTCGTTCGGGTCTTCAAAGGTTAACCATTTTGACACCACGACCCGATCGTCTACACGTCGCTCTATGGTAGCTAATGGTACACTAGCAACCCCAACAACCGTGGTTTCTTTCGGCCCACGTTGTTCAACTAAGAACAACAATAACGGTTGGTCAGTAAATGGCTCGGCCGCTACAAACATCAAGTCTTCATTCCATGAAGAAGATCCGCTACGAGTGATGATGGACTTCGTCTTTTGAACTTGAAACCCGAATTGCGCTTTGATTTGAAACGATGATGATGGGGGGACGTCTTGAGCCTCGATGATTATCGCCCGTAAGTACCATAACTTCGGTGATTGGTATATTTTTGACCGTGAGCTAGGATTACCAGCCGTGTCGGTTTTCCATGCTTCCGGAAATGACTCATCGGCTTGTGTCCCGACCCACGTGGCCAACATGAGATCCCCTTTGTGAGCACCACCTCCTTCTAGCCTGTACCATTGCGGGGCTAACGGGCTATCAGGTGGGTCTCGTAGTGGGATCTCTGTTGCGTCAAAACATATCCCACCAAGAAAGTTATGCCCCGCGACATCAGACATCGAGCTCGAGATCAACGGGTCCCACACGGAGATTTCTAAAATCGAGGCCGAATCATGCGAGTCTCTTCGGAAAGCAAATGTTTGGTCCCACTCAAAGTACATCGATTTTCTAGCAGGTTTAGAAACAACCTGGCAACCCGAAACCACTATCTTGGTCACCGGGTTGCCCGGAGTAGGCAAAGACCGCGCTTTAACAACCCGAACAAACAGATAATGCATCTTCTCCACAAGATCGAACGAGGACCGTTCGATCGGAAACCGATCCGACACATCCGTTGTAAAGCTACTAATGGACGATACCCTAGGGATCGGCTGTGGACCGATCGGAACATCATCGCTGATTTTTATCTCCGGCATAGATCTCGACGTCCTTAGTCGATCTTGATCAAATCCTTCTCGCTTTAACGGAGTATTCGATTTTACCGAATCACCACCATCCATAACATCTTCATCAAGATCAGAATCATCCGACTTCAGATCACCTCCGGCAGCCACCGTCTCCGGTGCCGGCGGAGGTTCATCATTCACTTTCTCTTTATCCTTAGTATTTCCGTCACCTTCCGGTTTAGCCTCCGCCTTCACCTCCTCCGGCGGCTGCGGCGGTGACGGCGGCACCGCCGCCTCATCAGAAAAGTAGATTTTCAGGCCAATTTCACCACGAATCCAACTAAACAAATGTTTTCTTTCCAACTGATAATAAATCAAGGCCTCTTCACCTTTTTTAACAAACTGCTGTGAATTCAACCGAACTCTGCCCAGAAAGTTATTTCTAGTAGTGGGAcccagagttttatcatgattaacatCAACTTCAAGAATATCACCAAACACATCAGATG comes from Rutidosis leptorrhynchoides isolate AG116_Rl617_1_P2 chromosome 4, CSIRO_AGI_Rlap_v1, whole genome shotgun sequence and encodes:
- the LOC139844211 gene encoding multiple C2 domain and transmembrane region protein 16 gives rise to the protein MASVRKLIVEVVDAHNLAPIDGHGTSSPYVVIDYYGQRRKTKVVPKDLNPVWNEVLEFNVGKPSDVFGDILEVDVNHDKTLGPTTRNNFLGRVRLNSQQFVKKGEEALIYYQLERKHLFSWIRGEIGLKIYFSDEAAVPPSPPQPPEEVKAEAKPEGDGNTKDKEKVNDEPPPAPETVAAGGDLKSDDSDLDEDVMDGGDSVKSNTPLKREGFDQDRLRTSRSMPEIKISDDVPIGPQPIPRVSSISSFTTDVSDRFPIERSSFDLVEKMHYLFVRVVKARSLPTPGNPVTKIVVSGCQVVSKPARKSMYFEWDQTFAFRRDSHDSASILEISVWDPLISSSMSDVAGHNFLGGICFDATEIPLRDPPDSPLAPQWYRLEGGGAHKGDLMLATWVGTQADESFPEAWKTDTAGNPSSRSKIYQSPKLWYLRAIIIEAQDVPPSSSFQIKAQFGFQVQKTKSIITRSGSSSWNEDLMFVAAEPFTDQPLLLFLVEQRGPKETTVVGVASVPLATIERRVDDRVVVSKWLTFEDPNEEKRVYRGRVQLKVFFDGGYHVMDESANVCSDYRPTAKQLWKPPIGTVELGIVGCKNLLPMKSIDGKGSTDAYAVAKYGNKWVRTRAISDNLDPKWNEQYTWRVYDPSTVLTIGVFDSWEAFGSDGEKESTRPDFRMGKVRIRISTLETGKVYKNMYPLMLLNATGLKKMGELEVAVRFVKMAPTIDLLNVYAQPLWPIMHHIKPIGVVQQEVLRTIAVKITAAHLARSEPPLRREVVTYMLDADSHAFSMRKVRANWLRIVNVLSGVIDMVKWFDETRSWKNPTATVLVHVLLMMLVWFPDLIVPTLAFYMFAVGVWNYRFLRKRVTPPHFDPKLSLAETIDTNELDEEFDALPCTRSNEMVRARYDKLRMLGARVQSILGDIATQGERVQALVTWQDPRATGIFVGICLVVAIILYLVPSKMVAMTFGFYYMRHPIFRDRMPSPGLNFFRRLPSLSDRVL